Proteins encoded within one genomic window of Fusarium musae strain F31 chromosome 4, whole genome shotgun sequence:
- a CDS encoding hypothetical protein (EggNog:ENOG41), translated as MATRSALRHVGPGNVAIDTCPVPKPGPGEVLIKVAAVALNPIDWKMMYRQALAQPTILGCDFAGIVECLGDLVDRLQAGDRVAGMIQGGNTLRPDDGAFANYLVAQAHILVRLPSNISFEQGSTLPTALLTAGFCLYRHHSFPYPEQSEKSQPVQPVLLVYGGGTAIGSMQIQLAKL; from the exons ATGGCTACACGCTCCGCTCTTCGCCATGTTGGTCCTGGAAATGTTGCTATCGACACTTGCCCTGTACCCAAGCCTGGGCCAGGCGAGGTGTTGATCAAAGTCGCGGCTGTGGCATTGAATCCAATTGATTGGAAGATGATGTACCGCCAGGCGCTCGCACAACCTACCATCCTAGGATGCGACTTTGCAGGGATTGTTGAATGTCTTGGGGATCTCGTCGACAGGCTTCAGGCCGGAGATCGAGTGGCGGGAATGATACAAGGAG GGAACACTTTAAGGCCTGATGATGGCGCATTTGCGAACTATCTGGTCGCGCAAGCCCATATCTTGGTGCGCCTCCCTTCGAACATCTCGTTTGAGCAGGGTTCGACGTTACCAACAGCACTCCTTACTGCTGGTTTCTGCCTATACAGGCACCACTCCTTCCCATATCCAGAACAGAGTGAGAAGTCACAGCCGGTGCAACCAGTACTACTTGTGTATGGTGGCGGTACAGCCATTGGGTCGATGCAGATTCAGTTGGCCAAGTTGTAA
- a CDS encoding hypothetical protein (EggNog:ENOG41), with protein MSPRLGDPSPDLEDHSQADCFTPPADFSEGAVSLDGQQEAAQGPSPSSELFTSASSLLPLAFTSLDGEAPPNYPAPAGLEQNEDSLLLNFSGLSPDWIFSLFDPCSHLETFSLPADCQILDGSTLPVTAQNSSLNAQEPPVKYSAKQGPHLDNWLLSTSGTNYTQSLIIPLFGGDSDRSLRYGSHFQMPKVEVAQRSQLLNSAQTILERPLWKAVSLANFPSKAKLDHCIDLFFVHFRPPISFIHRPTLNPTTLSEVLLLSIVAIGARFSSMSGARIFANSIAELNRRILLVMVSKLGDALILKDALKLSHIFRMNKIRVVGSRRTTSLLNCFKLCMAVRVATEYYSAIAEICDRRLFGMRGKQVSSKSQSRVIIHLKIVPPPQKAGGWVGLRRSVRED; from the exons ATGAGTCCAAGACTGGGTGATCCTAGCCCAGACTTGGAAGATCATTCGCAGGCTGATTGCTTTACTCCTCCTGCTGACTTTTCAGAAGGCGCGGTATCTCTAGATGGCCAGCAGGAGGCAGCTCAGGGtccctcgccatcatcagAGTTATTTACGAGTGCTAGCTCACTACTCCCTTTGGCATTCACTAGCCTGGACGGTGAGGCGCCTCCTAACTACCCTGCACCAGCCGGTCTGGAACAGAACGAAGATAGTCTCTTGCTCAACTTCAGTGGACTCAGCCCTGACTGGATCTTCTCACTATTTGACCCTTGTTCACACCTCGAGACCTTCAGCTTACCGGCCGACTGTCAAATTCTTGATGGATCCACCTTGCCTGTAACAGCTCAGAATTCATCTCTCAATGCCCAAGAACCACCAGTCAAGTATAGTGCCAAGCAGGGACCTCATCTCGATAACTGGCTCTTAAGTACCAGTGGGACCAACTACACCCAATCGTTGATCATTCCCCTGTTTGGTGGCGATAGTGATAGATCGCTGCGATACGGCTCGCACTTCCAAATGCCCAAAGTCGAGGTGGCGCAGAGATCTCAACTCCTAAATTCCGCCCAGACGATCCTGGAAAGGCCGTTGTGGAAAGCTGTTTCGCTCGCTAACTTCCCGAGCAAGGCAAAGCTAGACCACTGCATTGATCTATTCTTTGTCCACTTTCGACCT CccatcagcttcatccatCGACCTACCCTCAACCCAACCACTTTATCGGAGGTGCTTCTGCTGTCAATTGTTGCTATTGGGGCTAGATTCAGCAGCATGTCAGGTGCAAGAATATTCGCCAACTCGATTGCCGAACTGAATCGTCGTATACTCCTCGTCATGGTCAGTAAACTTGGTGATGCTTTAATTTTGAAGGATGCCCTAAAGCTGAGTCACATCTTTAGAATGAACAAGATTCGAGTCGTCGGTTCTCGGAGGACTACCTCACTGCTCAACTGCTTCAAGCTATGCATGGCCGTGCGAGTGGCCACAGAATATTATTCAGCCATAGCAGAGATTTGCGATCGACGCTTATTCGGTATGCGAGGGAAGCAGGTCTCTTCCAAGAGCCAAAGCCGCGTCATAATCCACCTGAAGATTGTTCCGCCACCACAGAAAGCCGgtggttgggttgggttgcGGCGGAGCGTCAGAGAAGACTAG
- a CDS encoding hypothetical protein (EggNog:ENOG41) yields MVRRIFTSVLTAKKCDGYVPFQELESLATINNMLHNPKGYAHELHRYALSVARTVAFGKRVPTASSQFATEVREVMENFSKAMTPGKYLFEAMPMLRKLPRFAQPWLKELEKFKKLELSFALECYRDAVRQAELYPDRPCMAREVKAEMEKAQEEDEAQASSTCMEILGAGSETTATVLHFTILALATHPEVVEKAHQELDRVIGQDRFPTWADEPNLPYIRAIIKETQRWRSISPMSFPHYTTKDDVYNGYYIPKNCVVRVNHWMMHSNDERYSNPEKFDPGRFINHTLSAAASANAVDASGRDHFSYGGGKRICPGIHLAERSLFMMTSRMLQTFKFGRPLDPKSGTPRELTVEDVGVSTSLIMTPGSDFDMSFAPRSEKINQLLEREWLEKVAHQGESWTD; encoded by the exons ATGGTTCGCCGGATTTTTACAAGCGTCCTCACAGCTAAGAAATGCGATGGCTATGTCCCCTTCCAAGAGCTTGAGTCCCTGGCCACCATTAATAACATGCTACATAATCCGAAGGGGTACGCACACGAACTTCACCGCTATGCCCTATCTGTTGCCCGGACAGTAGCTTTCGGCAAGCGAGTGCCTACCGCCTCGAGCCAATTCGCGACTGAAGTCCGGGAAGTCATGGAGAATTTCAGCAAGGCCATGACACCCGGTAAATATCTTTTTGAAGCTATGCCCATGTTACGGAAGCTCCCTCGCTTCGCACAACCGTGGCTCAAGGAGCTGGAAaagttcaagaagcttgagctttCCTTCGCCTTGGAGTGTTACCGAGATGCAGTACGCCAGGCCGAACTCTATCCCGACAGACCCTGTATGGCACGAGAAGTCAAGGCAGAGATGGagaaagcccaagaagaagatgaggctcAGGCCTCTAGCACCTGTATGGAGATTCTTGGGGCAGGGTCTGAGACAACCGCGACTGTGCTCCATTTTACTATTCTTGCCCTGGCCACGCATCCAGAAGTCGTCGAGAAAGCCCACCAAGAACTTGACCGCGTTATAGGACAAGACAGGTTTCCCACCTGGGCGGACGAGCCAAATTTACCATACATCAGGGCGATTATTAAGGAAACCCAGAGATGGAGGTCCATCTCGCCGATGA GCTTTCCTCATTACACGACTAAGGACGATGTGTACAACGGATACTATATCCCAAAGAATTGCGTCGTCCGCGTCAATCATTG GATGATGCACTCAAACGATGAACGATATTCGAACCCCGAGAAGTTCGACCCAGGTCGCTTCATCAATCACACGCTTTCAGCCGCAGCTTCAGCCAACGCAGTAGACGCTTCTGGGCGCGATCACTTTTCCTACGGAGGTGGGAAGCGCATATGCCCGGGCATTCACCTGGCTGAGCGAAGCCTATTCATGATGACGAGCCGAATGCTCCAGACATTCAAGTTCGGGCGTCCCCTAGACCCCAAGTCTGGGACGCCGCGGGAGCTGACCGTGGAAGACGTTGGCGTTAGTACAAGCCTGATCATGACCCCTGGTTCTGATTTCGACATGTCTTTCGCGCCAAGGAGTGAGAAAATAAATCAGCTATTGGAGAGGGAGTGGCTTGAGAAGGTTGCACATCAGGGTGAGAGCTGGACCGACTGA
- a CDS encoding hypothetical protein (CAZy:AA7~EggNog:ENOG41), producing the protein MGSTQLSVDQLRSSLTASDVLVPGDDGYQNSLHRWSEAAEKPAAYVVQVTNAHDVSKALLFAQEHHLDVAVVGGGHSTSGSSSTDGGLVVDLTKMRKVTVDYSNKTITAQGGTIWEDVDYAAAKYGLAMVGGTVNHTGVGGLTLGGGYGWLTGKYGLTIDNLLAAEVVLADGRILQTSETENPDLFWALRGAGQSFGVATSFTFRGYKQENSVYGGLLVFKPDALEKVVEFANWLVKSTEGESGMVVGIGAPAPARKVSVLTIIFYNGDQAKAREYFAPLFALEPMADLTREMPYRDVNAMLNTVSTHGDRKTQKGSAFSVPLSTSLAMTLLTDYTKFINDVPDAVKSIVLMEFFSQRQVNKVSQTAMSFANRGEHYNILFSTRWVGDKNDKTCRDWTRSMGQKVNEELKQDLTGDGVGQYGNYDGM; encoded by the exons ATGGGTTCTACTCAGCTATCTGTTGACCAGCTCCGATCATCGCTTACTGCGTCTGATGTCCTTGTCCCAGGGGATGATGGTTATCAAAACAGTCTCCACAGATGGTCTGAAGCAGCAGAGAAGCCAGCT GCATACGTAGTTCAAGTCACCAATGCGCATGATGTGTCTAAAGCCTTACTGTTCGCGCAAGAGCATCaccttgatgttgctgttgtcggTGGAGGCCACTCAACCTCTGGGTCTTCTTCTACAGACGGTGGACTTGTTGTGGACTTGACCAAGATGCGTAAAGTTACTGTCGACTATTCCAACAAAACTATCACGGCTCAGGGAGGCACCATCTGGGAAGATGTTGACTATGCTGCCGCCAAATACGGCCTGGCTATGGTTGGTGGCACTGTCAACCACACAGGAGTCGGAGGTCTTACCTTGGGTGGAGGCTACGGCTGGCTTACTGGAAAGTATGGATTGACTATCGATAACCTCCTTGCAGCTGAGGTTGTGCTCGCCGATGGCAGAATCTTGCAAACATCGGAAACGGAAAACCCTGACCTTTTCTGGGCACTGAGAGGCGCCGGTCAGAGTTTTGGCGTTGCTACCAGTTTCACCTTCCGCGGGTACAAGCAGGAGAATTCTGTTTACGGCGGCTTGCTCGTCTTCAAGCCTGATGCTCTGGAAAAGGTGGTCGAGTTTGCAAACTGGTTAGTGAAGTCAACTGAAGGTGAGAGCGGCATGGTTGTCGGTATCGGTGCTCCCGCACCAGCTCGCAAAGTTAGCGTCCTAACAATCATTTTTTACAACGGTGATcaagccaaagccagagAATATTTTGCACCTCTCTTTGCGCTCGAGCCGATGGCCGACCTCACCCGGGAGATGCCCTACAGAGACGTCAACGCAATGCTCAACACAGTCTCGACTCATGGCGACCGGAAGACACAAAAGGGTTCAGCTTTCTCGGTGCCCTTGTCGACATCTCTCGCAATGACTCTTCTGACCGACTAcaccaagttcatcaacgATGTTCCAGATGCTGTCAAGTCCATTGTACTCATGGAATTCTTTTCACAGAGGCAGGTGAATAAAGTCTCACAAACGGCCATGTCATTTGCCAACCGTGGCGAGCATTACAATATTCTTTTTAGCACTCGCTGGGTCGGCGACAAAAACGACAAAACATGCCGAGATTGGACTCGCAGTATGGGTCAAAAGGTTAATGAGGAGTTGAAGCAGGATTTGACTGGGGATGGTGTTGGACAATATGGAAACTATGACGGTATGTGA
- a CDS encoding hypothetical protein (CAZy:GH55~EggNog:ENOG41), whose product MQTGLRKEGTASPELQKFLNALKAEGRLLKPEEPATAFVPGGTVLGAQSHVDTFTYANTVGRDPIYGATGSTNTRPAALAPGGRFPVVPAPNYASNPTTDFINVKDPSQNGGHTVLGDNTIDESAVLNQVLQYAADNNKIAYFPFGKYRVDSTLLVPVGSRIIGEAWSTITGNGAFFKDLSNPKPIVAVGNPGDVGLAQIQDMRFTVSDVLPGAIILQFNMRGTSPGDVGLWSSLITVGGTRGASALTNTCHDPSSEYQAAFLGMYFAPDSSAYVENVWNWVADHITESFAGGSNIAAKGGALVASTRGTWLHALGSEHWWLYQLNLHQASNVLITLLQSETNYDQGDHVQQTPPAPWVADITNWGDPDFSWCSGGDTRCRMGFANYIQGGSDIYTYASASWAFFSGPGYQPCAGAYQCQNYMHWISETPKNLQAFGLCSKDAWATLHLADGTNIVSQDGFTGSWPGGGGDVGRYTPGNI is encoded by the exons ATGCAAACGGGATTGCGTAAAGAAG GCACTGCCTCTCCCGAGCTGCAAAAATTCCTTAATGCCCTTAAGGCAGAAGGAAGATTACTGAAACCAGAAGAGCCAGCTACTGCATTT GTCCCTGGAGGCACCGTCCTCGGAGCTCAAAGTCATGTTGATACCTTTACCTACGCCAACACTGTCGGGCGAGATCCTATCTATGGCGCTACAGGTTCAACCAACACCCGGCCAGCCGCTCTGGCACCAGGTGGCCGCTTCCCTGTGGTGCCTGCGCCCAACTATGCCTCGAACCCCACCACAGACTTCATTAATGTGAAGGATCCGTCCCAGAACGGAGGTCATACAGTGCTTGGTGACAACACTATCGACGAGTCGGCCGTTCTCAATCAGGTCCTGCAGTATGCAGCCGATAACAACAAAATCGCCTATTTCCCATTTGGCAAGTATCGAGTTGACTCTACCCTCCTTGTCCCAGTAGGTTCTCGGATTATTGGGGAGGCCTGGTCCACAATCACAGGCAATGGAGCCTTCTTCAAAGATTTGTCTAATCCGAAGCCTATTGTTGCGGTCGGGAACCCCGGTGACGTCGGCCTCGCTCAGATCCAGGACATGCGATTCACCGTCTCAGATGTCCTTCCAGGAGCCATTATTCTTCAGTTCAATATGCGAGGGACATCTCCGGGTGACGTTGGTCTCTGGAGCTCGCTGATCACCGTTGGCGGCACCCGTGGAGCGTCTGCCTTGACCAACACATGTCATGACCCCAGTAGCGAATACCAGGCCGCTTTCCTCGGTATGTACTTTGCACCAGACTCGTCTGCATATGTCGAGAATGTGTGGAACTGGGTGGCAGACCACATCACTGAAAGCTTCGCCGGAGGATCCAATATCGCGGCGAAAGGTGGCGCCCTCGTTGCATCCACAAGAGGCACATGGCTCCATGCACTGGGCAGTGAGCACTGGTGGCTATATCAGCTCAATCTTCACCAAGCCAGCAACGTCCTCATCACGTTACTACAGTCTGAGACAAACTATGACCAGGGCGATCATGTCCAGCAAACTCCCCCAGCGCCATGGGTGGCAGATATCACGAACTGGGGCGACCCAGACTTTTCCTGGTGCAGTGGTGGCGATACCCGTTGCCGAATGGGATTTGCCAACTATATCCAGGGGGGATCCGACATCTACACATATGCTTCAGCTTCGTGGGCCTTCTTCAGTGGCCCGGGCTATCAACCCTGCGCTGGCGCCTACCAATGCCAAA ACTACATGCACTGGATTTCCGAAACCCCCAAGAACCTACAAGCATTTGGCCTTTGCTCCAAAGATGCATGGGCGACTCTGCATCTTGCAGACGGAACGAATATTGTGTCGCAGGATGGATTTACTGGCTCATGGccaggaggtggtggtgatgttggtCGATACACACCCGGTAATATTTAA
- a CDS encoding hypothetical protein (EggNog:ENOG41), whose protein sequence is MLSLKRLRQDIKTLKDSTQGVVDVLVFLALEALISQSDEHTISPQSNPSYIKAKHGSFMAESGGTINVRLVQTLTLLALYEFGHRIYPAAYLSIGQAVRLATMVGLHSPKDAKQLFMEPETWTLCEEQRRTWWAIVMLDRIPTALDGCSRSEHE, encoded by the exons ATGCTCAGCCTCAAGCGACTGAGGCAAGATATAAAGACTCTAAAAGATTCAACTCAgggcgttgttgatgttctggTCTTCTTGGCCCTTGAGGCTCTCATTAGTCAAAGTGATGAGCATACCATATCGCCGCAAAGTAACCCTTCATATATAAAGGCAAAGCATGGCAGTTTTATGGCTGAGAGTGGTGGAACTATCAATGTTCGACTTGTACAGACTCTCACCCTGCTAGCCTTGTATGAGTTTGGCCATCGTATCTACCCTGCCGCATACTTGTCGATAGGACAAGCTGTGCGACTGGCTACCATGGTTGGACTACATAGCCCGAAGGATGCAAAGCAACTGTTCATGGAACCCGAGACATGGACGTTATGTGAGGAGCAAAGACGCACTTGGTGGGCGATTGTCATGCTTGACAG GATCCCCACAGCTCTTGATGGCTGCTCCAGATCCGAGCACGAATGA